One genomic window of Gammaproteobacteria bacterium includes the following:
- the lpxK gene encoding tetraacyldisaccharide 4'-kinase, with translation MQRSKQNNAVNPLWYSKSWILWLLLPISLIFWGVSTIRRALYRTGIFKVSHFPVPVIIVGNITVGGTGKTPLVIWLVQYLKKQGYSPGIVSRGYGGTKSHESRAVTVHSDPAAVGDEPWLLAHRCQCPVVVNRNRPLAVEYLLGNYKCDIVISDDGLQHYALARDIEIVVVDGERRFGNSFCLPAGPLREIKSRLKQVDLIVNNGGPVKGCEHLMRLDGVEVCAVKNSDPIVRHPLSFLKGQTVHAVAGIGYPSRFFKYLKSFGLAIVEHPFPDHHSFMESDFEFENHSSPILMTEKDAMKCQKFAKDNYWYLPVNAFMKHEFSLHLNHLLTNVLKNKKAHG, from the coding sequence TTGCAACGCAGCAAACAAAATAATGCGGTGAACCCTCTTTGGTACAGCAAAAGTTGGATTCTCTGGTTATTACTACCCATATCACTGATTTTTTGGGGGGTATCAACGATACGCCGTGCTTTGTATCGCACTGGGATTTTCAAGGTCTCGCACTTTCCTGTTCCAGTGATTATTGTTGGAAATATTACGGTCGGTGGTACAGGTAAAACACCACTGGTTATCTGGCTTGTCCAGTATTTGAAAAAACAAGGGTATTCACCCGGTATTGTCAGTCGGGGTTATGGAGGAACGAAGAGTCACGAATCTCGTGCTGTTACGGTTCACTCGGATCCTGCTGCTGTTGGAGATGAACCATGGTTACTTGCACACCGTTGCCAATGTCCTGTTGTTGTCAATCGAAACCGTCCTTTGGCTGTGGAATATCTTTTAGGCAATTATAAGTGTGATATTGTTATCAGTGATGATGGCTTGCAGCATTACGCATTAGCACGAGATATTGAAATTGTTGTTGTGGATGGGGAACGTCGTTTTGGAAATTCTTTTTGTCTACCGGCGGGGCCACTACGAGAAATTAAGAGTCGCCTGAAACAGGTTGATTTAATTGTAAATAATGGCGGGCCAGTTAAAGGTTGTGAGCATTTAATGCGGCTTGATGGCGTTGAAGTGTGTGCTGTAAAAAATAGTGACCCTATCGTGCGACATCCACTCTCTTTTTTAAAGGGTCAAACAGTACATGCTGTTGCTGGCATTGGTTATCCGTCACGCTTTTTTAAGTATTTAAAAAGCTTTGGGTTGGCTATTGTTGAACATCCATTTCCCGATCATCACAGTTTTATGGAGAGTGACTTTGAATTTGAAAATCACTCTTCACCAATATTGATGACAGAAAAAGATGCAATGAAATGTCAAAAATTTGCAAAGGATAATTATTGGTATTTACCTGTAAATGCTTTTATGAAGCATGAATTTAGTCTACATTTAAATCATTTACTCACAAACGTATTGAAGAATAAGAAAGCTCATGGATAA
- the kdsB gene encoding 3-deoxy-manno-octulosonate cytidylyltransferase, with protein sequence MRFRVVIPARYASQRLPGKPLLDIAGKSMIQHVYERAIASGADDVIIATDDRRVYLAAQRFDAHVVMTSDQHHSGTDRLSEVARNLKFSNDDIVVNLQGDEPLMPASLVRQVAKNLATHHQASIATLCERIKCASELFDPHVVKVVMDHDGYALYFSRASIPWDRDAFSISTEVLPERSEHYRHIGLYAYRAGFLEKFVRCAPCPLEKMESLEQLRALWLGEKIHVAEVQEHPGHGVDTEEDLERLRKLFRNCS encoded by the coding sequence ATGAGGTTTCGAGTTGTTATTCCGGCACGTTATGCATCTCAGCGGCTGCCAGGTAAGCCACTACTCGATATTGCAGGGAAAAGCATGATTCAGCATGTTTATGAGCGAGCCATTGCTTCAGGCGCTGATGATGTCATTATCGCTACAGATGATAGGCGAGTTTACCTGGCGGCTCAAAGATTTGATGCCCATGTTGTGATGACTTCTGATCAGCACCACTCTGGTACAGATCGTTTATCAGAAGTGGCTCGAAACCTGAAGTTTTCAAACGATGACATTGTGGTCAATTTGCAAGGGGATGAGCCATTGATGCCTGCAAGTTTGGTGCGCCAGGTCGCGAAAAATCTTGCCACTCATCATCAGGCCAGTATTGCGACCTTATGTGAACGGATCAAATGTGCATCAGAGTTGTTTGATCCACATGTAGTAAAAGTTGTTATGGATCACGATGGCTATGCACTCTATTTTAGTCGTGCGTCCATTCCATGGGATAGAGATGCCTTTTCAATATCAACTGAGGTATTACCTGAGCGCTCTGAGCACTATAGGCATATCGGGCTTTATGCATATCGAGCGGGTTTTTTAGAAAAATTTGTGAGGTGCGCACCCTGTCCTTTAGAAAAAATGGAGTCTTTAGAACAACTTAGGGCGTTATGGTTAGGTGAAAAGATACATGTGGCTGAAGTGCAGGAACATCCCGGCCATGGTGTGGATACTGAAGAAGATCTGGAGCGGTTACGAAAATTATTTCGTAACTGTTCCTAA
- a CDS encoding biopolymer transporter ExbD: protein MNLRQFRRKSLDINLTPLIDVVFLLLIFFMVSTTFNRETEISVDLPDATETTLPTDEQSIEITISEDGRYYINQQLVINTQVKTLRSALTKVLGDRKSSHLTIIADAKTPHQSVVTAMDVARQLGLVHISIATQQTK, encoded by the coding sequence GTGAACCTGCGCCAGTTCCGTCGAAAATCACTTGATATTAATTTAACGCCATTGATTGATGTTGTTTTTTTACTGCTAATATTTTTTATGGTATCAACAACGTTTAATCGAGAAACTGAAATTTCTGTTGACCTTCCAGATGCCACTGAGACAACATTGCCCACGGATGAACAATCTATTGAAATAACAATCAGTGAAGATGGTCGATACTATATAAATCAACAACTTGTAATTAATACGCAAGTTAAAACATTAAGGTCAGCTTTAACAAAAGTATTAGGTGATCGAAAAAGCTCACATTTAACAATTATTGCCGATGCTAAAACACCTCATCAATCCGTAGTCACTGCGATGGATGTGGCGCGCCAGTTGGGATTGGTACACATCTCAATTGCAACGCAGCAAACAAAATAA
- a CDS encoding low molecular weight phosphotyrosine protein phosphatase → MGNICRSPTAEGMFQKLVNQYGLSNSLEIDSAGTHAYHIAESPDRRAQVASAKRKADISAYRARRVEERDFEYFDYILAMDRENLDNLIEAAPSEYQNKIELFLDYAPDLSEKEVPDPYYGGQSGFERVLDLVEVASEGLLSKIILKDF, encoded by the coding sequence ATGGGAAATATATGTCGTTCACCAACGGCTGAAGGTATGTTTCAAAAATTGGTTAATCAATATGGGTTGTCGAACTCTCTTGAGATTGATTCAGCAGGCACTCATGCATATCATATTGCAGAGAGTCCTGATCGCAGAGCGCAGGTGGCTTCAGCAAAACGTAAAGCAGATATCAGTGCTTATCGTGCTAGGCGAGTCGAAGAGAGAGACTTCGAATACTTTGATTATATTCTGGCCATGGATAGAGAAAATCTGGACAATTTAATCGAAGCCGCTCCATCTGAGTATCAAAATAAAATAGAGCTGTTTTTAGACTATGCCCCCGATCTGTCTGAAAAAGAAGTTCCTGACCCTTACTATGGGGGGCAGTCTGGATTCGAGCGGGTTCTCGACCTTGTTGAAGTGGCTTCAGAGGGGTTGTTGAGTAAAATTATACTGAAGGATTTTTAA
- a CDS encoding C39 family peptidase produces the protein MIINIKQTVLLILMSLAINTANAANVMLTNNAYGTEVSVKSWKELRDQHIVKQDLDYSCGAASAATILNGFYGLNVTEKELLDLIKHEHGDDGAASFQDLAEAVNDYGMKGMGLALGFEELKKLKVPAIAYMKYRDNDHFSVIRGVSENGTVLLGDPSWGNRKFTQHQFLSMWETRDDDQLKGKILLILPDGADTDLIQREFFGLSDESNLAIELLTTDRI, from the coding sequence ATGATAATAAATATTAAACAAACAGTTCTGTTGATCTTGATGAGTCTGGCAATAAATACCGCCAACGCAGCCAATGTGATGTTAACAAACAATGCCTACGGCACCGAAGTTTCGGTTAAAAGCTGGAAAGAATTACGGGATCAGCATATTGTTAAACAGGATTTGGATTATTCATGCGGAGCGGCATCGGCGGCGACAATTCTGAATGGGTTTTATGGTTTGAATGTCACCGAAAAAGAGTTGCTGGACTTGATCAAGCATGAGCATGGTGATGATGGCGCGGCCTCTTTTCAGGATTTAGCGGAAGCGGTGAATGACTATGGCATGAAAGGCATGGGCTTGGCGCTCGGTTTTGAAGAGCTGAAAAAGCTTAAAGTCCCCGCGATTGCCTATATGAAATATCGTGATAATGACCACTTCTCAGTGATACGCGGAGTCAGTGAAAATGGCACGGTTTTATTGGGTGACCCTTCATGGGGAAATCGCAAATTTACCCAACATCAATTCCTCTCCATGTGGGAAACACGCGATGATGATCAGTTAAAAGGAAAAATCCTGCTGATTCTACCTGATGGGGCGGATACCGATTTAATTCAGCGTGAATTTTTCGGGCTATCAGATGAATCCAATTTGGCGATTGAACTTCTGACCACCGATCGAATCTAG
- a CDS encoding Trm112 family protein, translating to MDKKLLDILVCPVCKGPILYKKEANELVCKACRLAYSIQDDIPVMLETEARQLDADEEV from the coding sequence ATGGATAAAAAACTATTAGATATTCTCGTTTGCCCTGTATGTAAAGGGCCAATTTTATATAAAAAAGAGGCGAATGAACTGGTGTGCAAAGCATGCAGACTTGCTTACTCAATTCAGGATGATATTCCAGTTATGCTAGAAACCGAAGCGCGCCAACTTGATGCTGATGAAGAAGTTTAA
- a CDS encoding DUF2062 domain-containing protein, producing MPRRIIKKYMPKPKEVRKHRFIKLFGSLLHDANLWHLNRRSVSGAFAVGLFSAFIPVPVQMLLAAAIAIVVRVNLPIAVGLVWITNPVTIPFILFLAFKIGILITGSSITPIEIEFTIESFQNGLGNVWFPVLVGCIILAIVSSIIGYLLIHLVWRIKVIQAWNKRRTKGKKHH from the coding sequence ATGCCAAGGAGAATAATTAAAAAGTATATGCCAAAACCCAAGGAGGTTCGAAAGCATAGATTTATAAAGCTGTTTGGTTCTCTTTTACATGATGCAAACCTTTGGCATTTAAACCGTCGCTCAGTCTCTGGTGCATTTGCCGTGGGCTTATTCTCAGCCTTTATTCCCGTTCCCGTTCAAATGTTATTAGCGGCTGCTATTGCTATCGTTGTCCGTGTTAATTTACCGATTGCGGTTGGTTTGGTATGGATTACTAATCCAGTCACGATACCTTTTATACTATTCCTAGCCTTTAAAATAGGCATATTGATCACAGGCTCATCTATCACTCCGATAGAGATAGAATTTACCATTGAAAGTTTTCAAAATGGGCTCGGTAACGTTTGGTTTCCAGTGTTGGTTGGGTGTATTATTTTAGCCATTGTCAGCTCTATAATCGGATATCTTTTGATCCACTTGGTATGGCGCATAAAAGTGATACAAGCATGGAATAAACGCCGTACCAAAGGAAAAAAACATCATTAG
- a CDS encoding trypsin-like peptidase domain-containing protein has product MNKNLFSLLIPVVPVLFLSACIDEEVSKANLEKASVKIQQIAEDGEVIDLGSGFFIGDEGYIVTNNHVVAGVSTLEISGSGFTGLATHVAANECADLAVIKLVEADSSSYAGLEWYQGTPQIGTKIGTGGFPANTQSSHSEGSYTYFEGIINTNPKPFGFPLHPVDAFIHDAAISPGSSGGAVIELQTGKVVGVNFGGLEDNNRKAAISLDIARINVEKMILGEDVPSIGIFGRFASIDNNTGVRVVAINSDSKAEATGIRPDDLIVKAGDTDLDDGSNALLPYCEVLQTHTDNNPDNILSIEIYRPDIGEFCVGEINGEELTLKDDSSQSCPLESIKPSSSGENTISGELDSDDFQSDSGEYIDHFDVIAQESGMAMVTVDSLINGITIGIIRDRDSRIIDNVSGKEFDVVSGELFRMIVFGDSDETGSYELTLNNLKLSKELK; this is encoded by the coding sequence ATGAATAAAAATCTATTTTCTCTTCTCATACCTGTAGTGCCTGTTTTATTTTTGAGTGCATGTATTGATGAGGAGGTATCAAAGGCTAATCTCGAAAAAGCGTCTGTAAAGATACAACAAATAGCCGAAGATGGTGAAGTTATAGATCTTGGTAGTGGTTTTTTCATCGGTGATGAGGGGTATATCGTTACAAATAACCATGTAGTCGCAGGTGTAAGCACGTTAGAAATATCTGGCTCCGGGTTTACAGGATTAGCAACTCATGTGGCTGCCAATGAATGTGCTGATTTGGCCGTAATAAAACTCGTAGAAGCTGATTCCTCTTCTTATGCAGGGTTGGAGTGGTATCAAGGAACTCCGCAGATTGGAACAAAAATAGGAACTGGTGGTTTTCCTGCAAATACTCAAAGCAGCCATAGTGAAGGTAGCTATACTTACTTTGAAGGGATAATTAATACAAACCCAAAACCATTTGGTTTTCCCTTGCACCCTGTTGATGCATTTATTCATGATGCAGCAATCTCTCCAGGCAGTTCCGGTGGCGCTGTTATTGAACTGCAAACAGGAAAAGTTGTTGGTGTTAATTTTGGGGGTTTAGAGGATAACAATCGTAAAGCTGCAATTTCGTTAGATATTGCGAGAATAAATGTTGAAAAAATGATCTTGGGTGAAGATGTTCCCTCAATCGGAATCTTTGGAAGATTCGCATCTATAGATAATAATACGGGGGTTCGCGTCGTAGCAATAAACAGTGATAGTAAAGCTGAGGCAACAGGTATTAGGCCAGACGACCTGATTGTTAAAGCTGGAGATACAGACTTAGATGATGGTAGTAATGCATTACTACCATACTGCGAAGTTTTGCAAACACATACTGATAATAACCCTGATAATATTTTATCCATAGAAATTTATCGTCCAGATATTGGAGAATTTTGTGTTGGAGAGATCAATGGTGAGGAGTTGACGCTTAAAGATGACAGCAGTCAATCTTGCCCACTGGAATCTATTAAACCATCATCATCAGGTGAAAATACTATTTCGGGAGAGCTTGATTCAGATGATTTTCAGTCAGATTCTGGGGAATACATAGATCATTTTGATGTGATAGCACAAGAATCAGGGATGGCGATGGTTACAGTAGATTCATTAATTAATGGAATTACTATAGGTATAATAAGGGATAGGGATAGTCGAATTATTGATAATGTAAGTGGGAAAGAGTTTGACGTTGTTAGTGGAGAATTATTTCGTATGATTGTGTTCGGTGACTCAGATGAAACGGGTTCCTATGAATTAACACTGAATAATTTGAAATTATCGAAGGAACTTAAATAG
- the glmM gene encoding phosphoglucosamine mutase: MKKRYFGTDGIRGKVGEEPITAEFMLKLGWALGRVLAKGESSKVVIGKDTRTSGYMFESALEAGLSAAGVDILLLGPMPTPAVAYLTRTFRAQAGIVISASHNPYFDNGIKFFSAEGKKLPDSTELEIEAQLDEIMKTVDSAHLGKAERIEDSAGRYIEFCKSTIPAKIGLHGLRVVLDCANGATYHVAPAVFEELGAEVIAIGVEPDGLNINENCGSTQPDTLSKAVLTHRADLGIALDGDGDRLIMVDGKGEIIDGDEILFIIANSFLKSDSLGKNSVVVGTLMSNLGLEHALANLGIKLERANVGDRYVMEMLKKKGGVLGGESSGHIICLNRSTTGDGLIAALQVLNEVRQTGKTLHELKSGMKKYPQKLINVRVNKKFDFRQHPLVSDAIKIAEAELADTGRILLRESGTEPLIRVMVEGRDHDKVCIQAEKLAHAVKLAAEKKS; the protein is encoded by the coding sequence ATGAAAAAACGTTACTTTGGAACGGATGGTATCCGTGGGAAAGTAGGGGAAGAGCCCATTACTGCAGAATTTATGCTAAAACTTGGCTGGGCTTTAGGGCGTGTTTTAGCTAAAGGTGAGTCAAGCAAGGTTGTTATTGGAAAAGATACACGCACATCAGGCTACATGTTTGAGTCGGCTCTGGAAGCAGGGTTGTCTGCAGCGGGTGTCGATATCTTGCTTTTAGGGCCAATGCCTACCCCGGCTGTTGCCTATTTAACACGTACTTTCCGTGCACAAGCAGGTATTGTAATCAGTGCTTCTCATAATCCATATTTTGATAATGGTATTAAGTTTTTCTCTGCTGAAGGAAAGAAACTTCCTGATAGCACTGAACTAGAGATTGAAGCTCAATTAGATGAAATCATGAAAACTGTGGATTCAGCACATCTGGGTAAAGCTGAACGTATCGAAGATTCTGCTGGTCGTTATATCGAATTTTGTAAAAGTACCATTCCGGCAAAAATAGGGCTCCATGGTTTAAGAGTTGTTTTGGATTGTGCTAATGGCGCGACTTATCATGTGGCTCCTGCTGTTTTTGAGGAGTTGGGTGCAGAAGTTATTGCAATTGGTGTTGAACCTGATGGTTTGAATATCAATGAAAATTGTGGGTCAACTCAGCCTGATACGTTAAGTAAAGCAGTTTTAACACATCGAGCCGATTTAGGGATTGCTCTGGACGGTGATGGTGATCGTCTGATTATGGTCGATGGCAAAGGTGAAATCATTGATGGCGATGAAATACTTTTTATTATTGCAAACTCTTTTTTGAAGAGTGACTCGCTTGGAAAAAACTCTGTTGTTGTGGGAACCTTAATGAGTAATCTGGGGCTTGAGCATGCACTTGCCAATCTCGGTATAAAATTGGAACGCGCCAATGTAGGTGATCGTTATGTTATGGAGATGCTCAAGAAAAAAGGGGGAGTTTTAGGAGGCGAATCATCAGGTCATATTATTTGTCTGAATCGCTCAACAACTGGAGATGGGCTTATTGCAGCACTGCAGGTTTTGAATGAAGTCAGGCAAACAGGAAAAACACTTCATGAACTCAAGTCGGGTATGAAAAAATACCCACAAAAACTCATTAATGTCAGGGTCAATAAGAAATTTGACTTTCGCCAACACCCATTGGTTTCTGATGCTATAAAAATAGCTGAGGCTGAGCTTGCAGATACTGGGCGTATTTTACTTCGTGAATCAGGTACTGAGCCATTAATTCGAGTGATGGTGGAAGGACGTGATCATGATAAGGTCTGTATACAAGCTGAAAAGTTAGCTCATGCAGTTAAACTCGCGGCTGAAAAAAAGTCCTAA
- the folP gene encoding dihydropteroate synthase, with product MFNAGHVFNFSRTSRQLDLNLPQVMGVLNVTPDSFSDGGQFNSLDQELEHALSMEADGAAIIDVGGESTRPDANSVSVDEELERVIPVIEAIRKESLVPVSIDTSKPEVMKAAVSAGADIINDVRALQATGALKVAAQLQVPVCLMHMQGMPGTMQKQPVYHSVVDDIKNFFQQRLAVCINAGILRENIIIDPGFGFGKTLEHNLKLLKNLPSFSNLDAPILVGVSRKSMLGTLLDVPVEKRLHGSIALAVLAVWQGASIIRTHDVKETVDAVHVCSAVKEVN from the coding sequence ATGTTTAACGCAGGGCATGTATTTAATTTTTCCCGTACAAGCCGTCAGCTTGATCTGAATTTACCCCAAGTTATGGGGGTTCTTAATGTTACCCCCGATTCATTTTCTGACGGTGGTCAGTTTAATTCGCTAGATCAAGAATTGGAGCATGCTTTATCTATGGAGGCCGATGGAGCGGCAATAATTGATGTGGGTGGAGAGTCTACTCGACCTGATGCAAACTCTGTTTCTGTTGACGAAGAGCTTGAGCGGGTCATTCCTGTGATTGAAGCTATCCGTAAAGAATCTCTGGTTCCTGTTTCTATTGATACAAGTAAGCCTGAAGTGATGAAGGCGGCAGTGAGTGCTGGTGCTGATATTATTAATGATGTTCGAGCTCTACAGGCTACCGGGGCTTTAAAGGTCGCAGCACAATTGCAAGTTCCTGTCTGTTTAATGCATATGCAAGGTATGCCTGGTACGATGCAGAAACAGCCAGTATATCATAGTGTTGTCGACGACATTAAAAATTTTTTTCAACAACGTTTAGCGGTTTGTATTAATGCCGGTATTTTACGTGAAAATATAATTATTGACCCAGGTTTTGGTTTTGGAAAAACACTGGAACATAATCTGAAATTACTAAAGAACTTGCCCAGCTTTTCAAATCTTGATGCTCCAATACTTGTCGGTGTGTCTCGTAAATCAATGTTGGGTACGCTGCTTGATGTCCCTGTAGAAAAAAGGCTTCATGGCAGTATTGCGTTAGCTGTGCTTGCTGTCTGGCAAGGTGCGTCAATAATAAGAACTCATGATGTAAAAGAGACTGTTGATGCTGTTCATGTATGCAGTGCTGTTAAAGAGGTTAATTAA
- a CDS encoding MotA/TolQ/ExbB proton channel family protein: protein MFELIQSGGWLMVPIILCSVIAFAIICERFWALQKKRICPKELVPQILKLAKDDQLHERRISEIRILSPLGRVLASGLSNLKHSREVMKESIEDTGRHVVLEMERFLNTLGTIAAITPLLGLLGTVIGMIKVFTAITEQGTGNPAVLAGGISEALITTAAGLTVAIPTLIFHRYFQRRVDELVCTMEQESIKMVEILHGERDIEENQR from the coding sequence ATGTTTGAACTCATCCAGTCCGGCGGTTGGTTAATGGTGCCAATCATACTTTGCTCTGTGATCGCTTTTGCCATCATTTGTGAACGTTTCTGGGCATTACAAAAGAAGCGCATTTGCCCCAAAGAGTTAGTACCTCAAATTCTAAAGCTCGCGAAAGATGATCAGCTTCATGAGCGACGTATCAGTGAAATACGGATACTTTCTCCGCTAGGTCGTGTTTTAGCATCTGGCTTATCCAATCTTAAACATAGCCGTGAGGTTATGAAGGAGAGTATCGAAGATACAGGTCGTCATGTTGTGCTTGAGATGGAGCGCTTTTTGAATACATTGGGTACCATTGCGGCAATTACACCACTGTTAGGGTTGCTTGGCACGGTGATTGGTATGATCAAGGTGTTTACAGCGATTACAGAGCAAGGTACAGGTAATCCAGCCGTACTGGCCGGAGGGATTTCAGAGGCGTTGATTACAACTGCCGCTGGTTTAACTGTAGCGATTCCCACACTGATTTTTCATCGCTATTTTCAAAGGCGTGTTGATGAGTTGGTTTGTACAATGGAGCAAGAGTCGATCAAAATGGTAGAAATTCTCCATGGCGAACGTGATATTGAGGAGAATCAACGGTGA
- a CDS encoding DNA internalization-related competence protein ComEC/Rec2, giving the protein MRSGTIAFLSGILLLQQLDQLPDSLWCGLLLLIIPVIFIIPPILRVVSYFFCGFLWALLYSTMIFSSHLNESLEGKNLVVEGYISSLPKVHERSTQFEFDVTDLMFQNRSQSLSGKILLTWYNTAPQLQPGDQWRFVVRLKRPHGFMNPGGFDYERWLFQKEIRARGYIRESSVNQRITFQVSDYPLQRFRYYLADSILSVLSDSPYRGIVMALAIGERQHISEEQWQVFTDTGTNHLMAISGLHVGMVSALLFFVVRYLWGNFGYLSLRFPAPKAAATAAIIGAFCYAALAGFSVPTQRAFIMLLVVMLCVIWQRQRAASEVLSLSLLAVLLFDPNSVLSAGFWLSFGAVGIILFAMNGRIGKPGVWQKWGYIHVVVGVGLTPMLLLLFQKVALLSPLANFVAVPWVSGITVPLTLLGTITVAVIPFAGEVLLKLADISLSLIWPFLAYIASIDAMLWNQHEPPLWSILLGIVGILWLLIPMGSPARWLGLIWLMPIFLVKPASPENGEVWFTVLDVGQGLSAVVRTKNHTLVYDFGPRFNQRFDTGKAVVVPFMKNLGVEKIDTLIVSHGDNDHIGGLNSVLDQFQAHRILTSTPEEIAYDHTEHCRTGQRWQWDDVSFQIIHPDKNSLFSGNNGSCVLRIENKWGYRILITGDIEKKAEAYLVKYYAVELPSHILVAPHHGSKTSSTQSFIDVINPEYVVFPVGYRNRWGFPKESVVGRYQILGAQMFDSASHGAVTFRTGKLKNSVETYRQSGQRYWHVK; this is encoded by the coding sequence ATGCGCTCAGGGACGATCGCATTTTTATCAGGAATTTTACTATTACAGCAGCTTGATCAGTTGCCTGACAGTCTTTGGTGTGGGCTGTTGCTTTTGATCATTCCAGTGATATTCATCATACCACCGATTTTGAGAGTTGTTTCATATTTTTTTTGTGGTTTTTTGTGGGCATTATTGTACTCAACCATGATATTTTCCAGTCACTTGAATGAGTCACTGGAAGGTAAAAATCTTGTTGTTGAGGGATATATTTCATCACTGCCAAAGGTTCATGAACGGAGCACTCAGTTTGAGTTTGATGTGACTGATCTGATGTTTCAAAACCGATCACAATCACTGTCTGGCAAAATTTTGCTCACTTGGTACAACACCGCACCACAGCTTCAACCAGGAGATCAGTGGCGCTTTGTTGTTCGTTTGAAAAGACCGCATGGTTTTATGAATCCGGGAGGCTTTGATTACGAACGCTGGTTATTTCAGAAAGAGATACGAGCCAGGGGCTATATCAGAGAGAGCTCTGTAAACCAGCGAATCACATTCCAGGTAAGTGATTACCCTTTGCAGCGATTTCGCTACTATCTTGCAGACTCTATTTTATCTGTGCTGAGTGATAGCCCGTATAGAGGGATTGTTATGGCGCTTGCTATTGGTGAGCGCCAACATATCTCAGAGGAACAATGGCAAGTGTTCACAGATACAGGAACAAATCATTTGATGGCGATATCTGGGTTGCATGTAGGAATGGTATCGGCACTCCTGTTTTTTGTTGTCAGGTATTTGTGGGGGAATTTTGGTTATTTGTCTCTGCGCTTTCCTGCTCCCAAAGCTGCGGCCACTGCGGCTATTATTGGAGCCTTTTGTTACGCAGCACTTGCAGGATTTTCTGTGCCTACTCAACGAGCCTTCATTATGCTTCTTGTTGTAATGCTGTGTGTCATCTGGCAGCGCCAACGTGCAGCCAGTGAGGTGTTATCACTATCATTGTTAGCCGTACTATTATTTGATCCAAACTCTGTTTTATCCGCTGGATTTTGGCTCTCTTTTGGAGCCGTCGGCATTATTTTATTTGCTATGAATGGACGTATTGGAAAGCCTGGAGTATGGCAAAAGTGGGGTTACATTCATGTGGTTGTGGGTGTGGGGCTGACTCCAATGCTATTGCTGTTATTCCAGAAGGTGGCACTGCTTTCACCTTTAGCTAATTTTGTAGCCGTACCCTGGGTCAGTGGAATCACGGTTCCATTAACATTGCTAGGAACCATCACAGTAGCTGTGATTCCTTTTGCGGGGGAAGTATTACTTAAATTGGCGGATATTTCCCTCTCTTTGATCTGGCCATTTTTAGCTTATATTGCCTCTATTGATGCAATGCTTTGGAATCAGCATGAACCTCCTTTATGGAGTATTCTTCTTGGGATTGTGGGTATTTTATGGTTACTCATTCCTATGGGATCGCCCGCTCGCTGGTTGGGTCTCATATGGTTAATGCCCATTTTTCTGGTTAAGCCCGCTTCGCCTGAAAATGGTGAAGTATGGTTTACTGTGCTTGATGTAGGGCAGGGGCTTTCTGCGGTTGTGCGCACTAAAAACCATACTCTTGTGTATGATTTTGGCCCTCGATTTAATCAGCGGTTTGATACGGGTAAAGCTGTTGTTGTCCCTTTTATGAAAAATCTGGGCGTTGAGAAAATTGATACCTTGATTGTGAGCCATGGTGATAATGATCATATTGGAGGGTTAAACTCTGTATTAGATCAGTTTCAAGCCCATCGTATTTTAACGAGCACACCAGAAGAGATCGCATATGATCACACAGAGCATTGTCGAACTGGGCAGCGATGGCAATGGGATGATGTCTCCTTTCAAATAATTCATCCCGATAAAAATTCACTATTTTCAGGCAATAATGGCTCTTGTGTGCTTCGTATTGAAAATAAGTGGGGGTATCGTATTCTGATTACAGGTGATATTGAAAAAAAAGCGGAAGCCTACTTAGTCAAGTATTATGCGGTTGAATTACCCTCACACATATTGGTTGCACCACATCATGGCAGTAAAACTTCATCAACTCAGTCGTTTATTGATGTAATTAATCCTGAATATGTTGTTTTTCCTGTTGGTTATAGAAACCGGTGGGGCTTTCCAAAAGAGTCTGTAGTGGGGCGTTATCAAATATTAGGTGCTCAAATGTTTGATTCTGCCTCACATGGTGCGGTTACCTTCAGGACGGGAAAACTAAAAAATAGCGTGGAAACTTATCGTCAATCAGGACAGCGTTACTGGCATGTTAAATAG